The proteins below are encoded in one region of Carettochelys insculpta isolate YL-2023 chromosome 32, ASM3395843v1, whole genome shotgun sequence:
- the LOC142004895 gene encoding olfactory receptor 10A4-like, which translates to MTFSETELRGNQTISDVFILVGLSYLDKLQILLFVVLLVMYLVTMVGNLLVMLLIKINPSLHTPMYFFLVNLSFLDICFITSVIPQLLVHLLMEEKTISIARCAAQLYVFTIMGLTECSLLAAMAYDRFVAICHPLHYAIIMGSQACALLAGASWLIGISVEVAQTTWIFSLPFCGSNRIHHFFCDVPPVVKIACADVSKYQIVAFFVSAVFIIGPFLLILLSYVYIIATILKLPSVEGRCKALSTCSSHLLVVTIFYGLAMVSYLVPKSSSNPESHEMVSLLDIIVPPLFNPLIYTLRNKEMKGAFRKTIFNRIVSQNQKN; encoded by the coding sequence ATGACCTTTTCTGAGACTGAACTtagagggaaccagaccatctctgatgtgttcatcctggtggggttaTCGTACCTCGacaagctgcaaatccttctgtttgtggtgcttctggtcatgTATCTGGTCACCATGGtggggaacctgctcgttatGCTCCTGATAAAGATAAATCcgtccctccacacccccatgtattttttcctggtgaacctgtctttcTTGGACATCTGCTTTATCACAAGTGTgatccctcagctgctggttcaTCTCCTgatggaggaaaagaccatctccattgcccGCTGTGCAGCTCAGTTGTATGTTTTCACCATCATGGGTCTCACGGAATGCAGCCTGCtagcagccatggcctacgaccgctttGTGGCCATCTGTCACCCCTTGCACTACGCAATCATCATGGGCAGCCAGGCATGTGCGCTGCTTGCGGGGGCTTCATGGCTCATCGGCATCTCGGTGGAAGTTGCTCAGACCACatggatcttcagcctgcccttctgtggctccaaccgcatccaccacttcttctgtgatgtCCCTCCGGTGGTGAAGATTGCATGTGCGGATGTATCCAAATATCAGATTGTGGCCTTTTTTGTGTCAGCTGTATTCATCATTGGCCCATTCttgttgatactcctgtcctatGTCTACATTATCGCCACCATTCTCAAGCTGCCATCAGTGGAGGGAAGGTGTAAAGCCTtgtccacctgctcctcccacctcttaGTGGTGACTATATTCTACGGACTGGCCATGGTCTCCTACTTGGTGCCCAAGTCTAGCTCCAACCCAGAGAGTCATGAAATGGTTTCCCTCTTGGACATTATTGTGCCGCCTTTGTTTAACCCCTTAATTTACACTCTCAGAAACAAAGAGATGAAGGGAGCCTTTAGAAAAACTATATTCAACAGAATCGTTTCACAGAACCAGAAAAACTAG